Sequence from the Nitrospiraceae bacterium genome:
CCGCGAGTTAGCCCGTCTCCCCCTCCCTCGTCCGATTAATCCGATAAGGCCGGGCGGGGCGTCACTGGTTTTGCCCACTTTTGCCGAAACAAAAGGACCTCGGCTGCCGGGCCGAAACCCGGCATCTATCGTTTTTTAGGAGTCGGCAGGAATTTTTTCTAAGACTTTTTGAAAAAGGCGCTCCACCCGCTCACTGGAAAAGACGACTTTATAGGGCCTATACACAGGCAAAGCCGTACCTGCCGAGCGTGAGTATTCAGCAATTCCATCATGGCAAGAGTGAAACGGCACCCGCAGATGCGGATCCGAGAGAAGCCCAATCAGGGTTGAAACGCATTTCGGAATTGGGTACCCGTGACTTGCCAAATTTGTATATGGTGATAATATACAGGAACCCTTGACTCACCATGATTGACTGGACGCCAATAATCGGTTTTGACTGGGATGAGGGCAATGCTCGCAAGAGTGCCGACAAGCATGACGTCAGTCAGCCCGAGGCTGAGCAAGCATTTCTTAACAGGCCTTTACTGGTATCACCTGATACACTGCACAGCCAACAAGAGCCCCGCTATCATGCGCTAGGGACAACCGACAACAAGCGGCGGCTTCACCTGACCTTTACTGTACGATCGAGTACTACCGGTAAGTTAATTCGGATTATTTCAGCGCGTGACATGCACCGCAAAGAGAGGACCAAATATGAACAATCGAAAAAAAATTCCTGAGTTCAAAAGCGAAGCTGAAGAACGTGCGTTCTGGGAAAGTCATGACTCCACGGAGTATATAAACTGGGATAAGGCTCAGACTGCCTCTTTCCCAAATCTGAAGCTGTCAACAAAAACCATTTCGCTTCGGCTTCCCGAGGGACTGCTGGATCGTATAAAAATTGAGGCGAACAAGCGCGATGTGCCGTACCAATCTCTTATCAAAACCTGGCTGTCGGAAGATGTGAAAACCCGCTAACTACGGTCCGCTCGGGTTTTCGATGGGATGAGGTCTCCGGACCGAATCCGCCTCGTGTTCAACACCTACGACACCCTCTGCTGACTTCTGCATGCCCATTTGCCGAAAGAAAATGACTTCGTCTGCCGGAACGAACCCCGGCAACATGGAACATCACGCCGACACCAACTCTGCAACTAGACCGACGAGGTAACAATTGAGATTGCTCCGCTGGTCCGACGCCTGCCGCCCGTCCTAGATCGGACGCTCTTCTAGCTGGCGGGCTTGTCCGAGCCCTGCGAGTTAGCCCGTCTCCCCCTGCTTCGCGTCTGATCAATCCAATTCGGCCGGGCGGGGCGTCACTGGTTTTGCCCACTTTGGCCGAAACAAAAGTGGGTCGGCGGCCTGGCCGAAACCCGGCAACACGGGACATCACCCGACACCAACTCAGCAAATAAAAGGAAGGGTTGAGGTGCGAGATTGCTCCGCTGGTCCGACGCCTGCCGGCTGGCCCACGGGAGGACGCTCTCATGAGTTGGCGGGCCTTGTTTGAGCGGAGCGAGTTGGTCCGCCCTCCTAAGACTGGCGTCCGTCCCCTGCATGAGGCCAGACGGGGCGTCACTGGTTTTGCCCACTTTTGCCGAAACAAAAGTGGGTCGGCCGCCGGGCCGACACCCGGCAAACCTTCCAAAAACTGCAAGGCCGACGAACGAAGAGAAAAATAATTAAAAGACTCTACCTCCCCTAGCCCCGCCTTACAAAGGCGGGGAATCTGCAAAGAAAAGATTGCCCTCTTAAGACCGTAGCTATGACCAAGGGTTGAAGCTTCCGGTTGATTCTTCTTGGCCAACGATGCGGGGATATCCCCGCATCCACTCATTCGTCCCCGCAATCCTCGCAAATCAAGCAACGCCACATCACGCCTAAACCATTGTTTCACAACAACTTTCCTAATCAATCGTCATGGCAAGCCCCTTGCGATAGGACGGTTTCAACAATCGCATTCGCAACCGGAAAGGAGGTGAACATTCACAGGTGCCAAAGGGCGGATATTCAAATGAGTCCGCGAAACAAGATGACCGGACATGCCAACAACGACTAAACGATTACACAAGGAGACAGCCATGAACGTAAAGATTTCTCAATCACCCGCATCACAGCCTCACACGGAGACCCCAGCCCCTGAGCCCCAAGCCAGTCCATCGGACACCAAGGAGATTATTTATCTGGCCTCCGGGTTACTCGTCCTGGTCTTGGGGATAGGCGGCCTCTTAATGTATTCCGAGGAAACGCCCCTACCTGCGACCGCTTCTCAGGGAATGGATAAGACCCAAATAGCGAGTGCATTTAACTCCTCCGACCAGCAACCCGCTTCTGACGAACCCCTGGCATTGAGCCAGGCTCTGGCTGAAGTGCCAGTGACCAATTCGGTCATCCCGATCACCGGAACGGTTGTGAGCCAGCCCATGGAAGAGACGAATGTCTATTTTGCGTTTAACGAATGGACCTTGTCCGATGAGGCAAAGGACCGCCTTAAAACCCGAATGGAGAACAGACCGGAGGGATGGACCGGCACCCTCCGCATCGTAGGACATACCGACGCCCAGGGGCCGGATGCCTACAACCGTGCATTAGGACTCAAGCGGGCCCAGTCCGTTAAAACCTTTTTAATGTCTCTTGGCGTGGCTGAGGGTGACCTCCAGGTGGACACGTTGGGGAAAGACGGATCGATCTGTCAGGAAGAAACCCCGGAATGTTTTGAACAAAACCGGCGGGCCCATGTGGCGTTACTTCCTGCCTCACCATCAGAAGGAGAAGATCTCCAACTGTCGATGACTCCTGCCGACACGGACAGCCCGGCGGGTGAAGAATTGGCCCTGACTACTGACGAATCGCCCATCGTCCCATCGGACACTGAGCTCTCCGTGCAGGAGGACGTTCAAGAGGAATCGGTCTCTTCCGATCCACTCCTCACTGTCGAGTCCCTTCCCTGAAACTCTTACCCCGGGTTGGCTCACCATGCTGTGGGTCGGCCCGGGCCCGCCCTGACTGACAATGTGCGCCAACACCTTTTACGACCATAAAGGAGCCGGTATGAATTTCTGGAAGCAACTTCTTCTGCCTCTTGCCTTTTGGCTCACCGGCAGTGTGGTGGATTGCCTGGGCCTTCCTCCCGTGTCCGCTCAACCATTGGAACCCGACGTCACGGCACCCTCTCAACAGGCCGGACCGGACATATCACATGGCTTGTCGATTCGCCCCATGTCGGGAGGACCCATTCTCCCCGCCCCCACCGTCTCCACCCATGTCACCACGACCATCAGCGGGCTGATCGTCCGCACCACCGTCTCGCAAACCTTTCACAATCCCAGTTCCGAATGGGCCGAGGGCATCTATGTCTTTCCGTTACCCGAGCAGGCGGCCGTCGATCACCTGCGCATGCGGATCGGCGAGCGGGTGATTGAAGGAATCATTCAAGAACGGGCCGAAGCCAGGAAAACATTTGAACAGGCCAAGCGCAAGGGACAACGCGCCAGCCTGCTGGAGCAGGAACGACCCAATGTGTTTACCGCATCCGTCGCGAATCTCGCGCCGGGTGAACCCATCATCGTGGAGATTGAATATCAGGATACGGTCCGGTACGACCAGGGCCGGTTTTCTCTCCGGTTTCCGATGGTGGTCGGGCCACGTTATATCCCGGGCGCGCCCCTTTCTATGGTCGAAGCGCAATCACAGACGACCGGCCTGGGATGGGCCGTCAATACCGATCAGGTTCCCGATGCGTCACGGATCACGCCGCCGGTACAACATCCCGGTGAAGGCCTTCTCAATCCCCTCACCTTGCAGATCGATCTGGCACCCGGTTTTCTGCTTGATCGCGTGGAGTCCCCGACTCACCCCATTCAGGTTGAAACCCATTCCAACGGACGCCTGAACATTACCTTGGCCGACCCTTCCACGTTTGCCGATCGCGACTTCGAATTGGCCTGGACTCCGCACGCTTCGCATGAAGCCCAAACACAACTGTTTCTAGAAGAACAGGACGGAGAAACTTACGGTCTGGTGTTTTTTCTTCCGCCACAACTCATCGAAACCGAACCGGGTGGCCTGAGCCGTGAAGTCATCTTCGTGATCGACACCTCAGGTTCCATGGCCGGTGCGTCGCTCGTGCAAGCCAAAGCCGCACTGAAACTGGCCGTGTCGCGGCTGACTCCCAGGGATCGATTCAACATCATTCAGTTCAATTCCATCACGAAACAATTATTTCCACTGGCCGTGCCGGCTGACACCCGTTCGATTCAACGCGCGGTGTCGTATGTGAACAGCCTTCAAGCTGAGGGCGGGACGGAAATGCTTCCGGCTGTGGTTCAAGCATTGTCTCATCAAAAAGAAGAACAGACTTCTCTCAGGCAGGTGATCTTTATCACCGACGGGCTGATCGGGAATGAAGAGGAATTCTTCTCAACCCTTCACCGCCTCCTCGGGCAGACCCGCTTGTTTACCGTCGGCATCGGCTCCGCTCCCAACGGGCATTTTATGCGCAAGGCCGCTCAACACGGGCGGGGCACCTTTACCTACATCGGCACCGCGCAGGAGGTGCAGGACACGATGCATCGCCTGTTTGTCAAATTGGAACAACCCGCCTTTCTCAATCTCGCGCTGGAAGGTTTCCCCGATGGGGCATGGGATCTCCTTCCGGCTCCACTGCCGGATGTCTATGCGGGAGAACCGCTCATGGCAGCGTTTCGAACGACGACTCCTCCCGCCCATCTGACCATTTCCGGCACGCACGGAACCGTTCCCTGGAAAAGGGTACTGCCGTTTGCGTCAGGAGTTTCCCGGTCTGGCATCACCGTGCATTGGGCCAGGCAAAAAATATCCCAGCTCATGGATCAACAGGCTTCATCAGCCCAAACTGGCCAATCCGAACCGCAAACGGAAATTCGACAGACTGTCATCGACGTGGCCATTCAACATCATCTGGTCAGCCGCTACACCAGTCTGATTGCCGTAGAAACCACCCCTGCTCGTCCTGAACAACACCCGCTCCACTCCCATGCGATGAAAACCAACCTCCCTCATGGCATGCAGTACGAGGCGATATTCGGCTGGCCACAAACCGCCACACCGTCCACCCTCTATCTTCTAATAGGCATGTTCATGGTCTGGATAGGATGGGTATGGACGCGACAACATGCCGCACGAAGGTGACACGTCGCATGGGTCGGATGTTGACCGGCGTGTTGTTGGTTCTGGGAGTCTGGTTAATCGGACAGGGGCTGTGGATTCCCGTGAAGGCCATTGCCGCTCAATGGCTTTTGCAACAGGCCTGGACGCAGACTCTTACGACACAACAGCCCGCCAGGCCTTGGCCGTGGGCAGATACCTGGCCGGTCGGACGCTTGCTCGTTCCACGATACGGCATCGATCAGATTATCCTGGCCGATGCCAGCGGGCGATCATTAGCCTTCGGGCCTGGGCAGTTTTCTGGAAGTCTGCAGGCGGATGAACCCGGTGCCATCATGATAAGCGGACATCGCGATACGCACTTTCAGTTTTTACAACATCTTCAGAAAGAGGATCTCATCCATGTGGAATGGCCGACTGGTCATCGAACGTCCTATACCGTTCAGGAACTTACCGTGGTGGATAGCCGCCACACCCGCCTTGCCAATCATCCGGATTCAGACGCATTGATCTTGACGACCTGTTATCCCTTTGATGCGATCCTCCCTGGCGGGCCACTGAGGTATGTGGTGAGAGCAGAAAAATTCCAGCGGTTATGAATGACAGTCGTGTAGGAAAATGCACAGTTCAGTCTCACAACCCAATAGGAAGCATTGCATGAAAGACATGCAGGAGTGGCAAGCTTAGGGCCTGTGCTTCAGCACATGACGAACGGGAAGAACGGCGCGGAAAATATGTCTTACATGTCTGATCAATGAACTCACAGCCAGCGTCTGACGTGCCTTTTATACTGCACATAGGCCTCGCCAAACTT
This genomic interval carries:
- a CDS encoding BrnT family toxin, with product MIDWTPIIGFDWDEGNARKSADKHDVSQPEAEQAFLNRPLLVSPDTLHSQQEPRYHALGTTDNKRRLHLTFTVRSSTTGKLIRIISARDMHRKERTKYEQSKKNS
- a CDS encoding marine proteobacterial sortase target protein, whose amino-acid sequence is MNFWKQLLLPLAFWLTGSVVDCLGLPPVSAQPLEPDVTAPSQQAGPDISHGLSIRPMSGGPILPAPTVSTHVTTTISGLIVRTTVSQTFHNPSSEWAEGIYVFPLPEQAAVDHLRMRIGERVIEGIIQERAEARKTFEQAKRKGQRASLLEQERPNVFTASVANLAPGEPIIVEIEYQDTVRYDQGRFSLRFPMVVGPRYIPGAPLSMVEAQSQTTGLGWAVNTDQVPDASRITPPVQHPGEGLLNPLTLQIDLAPGFLLDRVESPTHPIQVETHSNGRLNITLADPSTFADRDFELAWTPHASHEAQTQLFLEEQDGETYGLVFFLPPQLIETEPGGLSREVIFVIDTSGSMAGASLVQAKAALKLAVSRLTPRDRFNIIQFNSITKQLFPLAVPADTRSIQRAVSYVNSLQAEGGTEMLPAVVQALSHQKEEQTSLRQVIFITDGLIGNEEEFFSTLHRLLGQTRLFTVGIGSAPNGHFMRKAAQHGRGTFTYIGTAQEVQDTMHRLFVKLEQPAFLNLALEGFPDGAWDLLPAPLPDVYAGEPLMAAFRTTTPPAHLTISGTHGTVPWKRVLPFASGVSRSGITVHWARQKISQLMDQQASSAQTGQSEPQTEIRQTVIDVAIQHHLVSRYTSLIAVETTPARPEQHPLHSHAMKTNLPHGMQYEAIFGWPQTATPSTLYLLIGMFMVWIGWVWTRQHAARR
- a CDS encoding class GN sortase yields the protein MDATTCRTKVTRRMGRMLTGVLLVLGVWLIGQGLWIPVKAIAAQWLLQQAWTQTLTTQQPARPWPWADTWPVGRLLVPRYGIDQIILADASGRSLAFGPGQFSGSLQADEPGAIMISGHRDTHFQFLQHLQKEDLIHVEWPTGHRTSYTVQELTVVDSRHTRLANHPDSDALILTTCYPFDAILPGGPLRYVVRAEKFQRL
- a CDS encoding BrnA antitoxin family protein translates to MNNRKKIPEFKSEAEERAFWESHDSTEYINWDKAQTASFPNLKLSTKTISLRLPEGLLDRIKIEANKRDVPYQSLIKTWLSEDVKTR
- a CDS encoding OmpA family protein — protein: MNVKISQSPASQPHTETPAPEPQASPSDTKEIIYLASGLLVLVLGIGGLLMYSEETPLPATASQGMDKTQIASAFNSSDQQPASDEPLALSQALAEVPVTNSVIPITGTVVSQPMEETNVYFAFNEWTLSDEAKDRLKTRMENRPEGWTGTLRIVGHTDAQGPDAYNRALGLKRAQSVKTFLMSLGVAEGDLQVDTLGKDGSICQEETPECFEQNRRAHVALLPASPSEGEDLQLSMTPADTDSPAGEELALTTDESPIVPSDTELSVQEDVQEESVSSDPLLTVESLP